The Oncorhynchus nerka isolate Pitt River linkage group LG24, Oner_Uvic_2.0, whole genome shotgun sequence genome has a window encoding:
- the LOC115108251 gene encoding NADH dehydrogenase [ubiquinone] 1 alpha subcomplex subunit 11-like — protein sequence MGYWDLQEGKDCVEKTWITTKLGTALGLVGSAYHIVAFQPDSAIQAVQRATNGTVTMAALGAIFGMTTCLAAQARDAPDEPVNYFIGGCASGVFLGARTHSAMTGTTACIGLGTLAMFTKVGKMEGWRLAGPPRM from the exons ATGGGTTATTGGGATCTGCAAGAGGGTAAGGATTGTGTCGAGAAAACATGGATCACCACCAAATTAGGCACAGCTCTAG gGTTGGTGGGTTCAGCCTATCACATTGTGGCATTCCAGCCTGATTCTGCAATCCAAGCTGTTCAGAGAGCCACAAATGGCACAGTAACCATGG CTGCCTTGGGGGCCATTTTTGGAATGACCACTTGTCTAGCTGCACAGGCCCGGGATGCTCCTGATGAGCCTGTGAACTACTTCATCGGAGGCTGTGCATCAGGAGTCTTTCTTGGAGCTCGTA CTCACAGTGCAATGACAGGCACGACGGCATGTATTGGGCTGGGGACACTGGCCATGTTCACCAAGGTGGGCAAGATGGAGGGCTGGAGATTAGCGGGACCACCGAGGATGTAA